Proteins encoded by one window of Martelella endophytica:
- a CDS encoding TRAP transporter large permease, with amino-acid sequence MIFASLVLPVLLVAIGTPIFLVFLTVAAVVLMFFLKIPPVALQQVMFGGLDNFALLAIPFFVFAGELMSTSGIANRLITWAMAMVGRVPGSLGVSTVAASTALGAISGSSVASVAALGKTLYPKLIAAGYGQRRAGGLLASSGAIDIVIPPSIAMILYGMAAEQSIPRLFIAGILPAILMAALLSLFVIVDAIRRDIPSDHTFSVRAAAKATMDAFWAILMPVFVLGGIYLGVFSPSEAGGFACFYAIVIGLFVYRTMTVRDVINAAGNAAMLSGQILVLVAAASVITWIVTTQGVPQAIIAWINAMQLSAFTFLLAINLLLLAIGAFLDPTSAILVFAPLLAPIAISLGIDPIHFGIIMTVNLAIGMFTPPFGLNIFVAQQVTGLPAHTLYRGVAPFVAVLVIALLVITYVPALSLSLAQPH; translated from the coding sequence ATGATCTTCGCAAGCCTCGTCCTGCCCGTCCTGCTTGTCGCCATCGGTACGCCGATCTTCCTCGTCTTCCTGACGGTGGCCGCCGTCGTCCTGATGTTCTTTCTGAAGATACCGCCCGTTGCCCTTCAGCAGGTCATGTTCGGCGGGCTGGACAATTTCGCCCTTCTCGCCATTCCGTTCTTCGTCTTCGCCGGTGAGCTCATGAGTACCAGCGGCATCGCCAACCGGCTGATCACCTGGGCCATGGCGATGGTGGGCCGGGTTCCGGGCAGCCTCGGCGTTTCCACCGTCGCGGCCTCCACCGCGCTCGGCGCGATCTCGGGATCGTCGGTCGCCTCGGTCGCCGCACTCGGCAAGACGCTTTATCCCAAGCTTATTGCTGCCGGCTACGGCCAGCGCCGCGCGGGCGGTCTTCTGGCCTCATCCGGCGCCATCGACATCGTGATCCCGCCCAGCATCGCCATGATCCTCTACGGCATGGCCGCCGAGCAATCCATTCCCCGGCTCTTCATCGCCGGTATCCTCCCGGCGATCCTGATGGCAGCGCTTCTGTCGCTGTTCGTGATCGTCGATGCCATCCGCCGCGATATCCCCTCGGACCACACCTTCTCCGTGAGGGCCGCAGCCAAAGCGACGATGGATGCGTTCTGGGCGATCCTGATGCCGGTCTTCGTGCTCGGCGGCATCTATCTCGGCGTGTTCTCCCCTTCCGAGGCTGGCGGCTTTGCCTGTTTCTACGCCATCGTGATCGGCCTCTTCGTCTACCGCACCATGACGGTGCGCGATGTCATCAACGCGGCGGGGAATGCCGCGATGCTCTCGGGGCAGATCCTGGTTCTTGTTGCCGCGGCAAGCGTCATCACCTGGATCGTGACGACACAAGGCGTGCCGCAGGCAATCATAGCCTGGATCAATGCGATGCAGCTCTCCGCCTTCACCTTCCTCTTGGCGATCAACCTGCTGCTTCTGGCGATCGGCGCCTTCCTCGATCCGACCTCCGCGATCCTCGTCTTCGCGCCCCTCCTGGCGCCGATCGCGATATCGCTCGGCATCGACCCGATCCACTTCGGCATCATCATGACCGTCAATCTCGCCATCGGCATGTTCACCCCCCCCTTCGGGCTGAACATCTTCGTGGCGCAGCAGGTGACCGGCCTGCCCGCGCACACGCTCTACCGGGGCGTCGCCCCCTTCGTCGCGGTGCTCGTCATCGCCCTGCTCGTGATCACCTACGTTCCCGCATTATCCCTGTCCCTTGCCCAACCCCACTGA
- a CDS encoding ABC transporter substrate-binding protein, protein MTHIPSLSRRSFIALGSAAVAGLAAPRFSFGQSLTPVTTALGWIPNAEYAGLWVAIENGYFAEEGIDIQYSPGGPNAPGVLVQLAAGQADYAGGDWVPLFEAINRGNDFVVLGAAFPQSPAALMSMAKNPVTTPEQLVGKKILSQLPADKNTIDFVLEKAGLPKDFEIVPTGFSPEPLLAGDGDAYMAFATNQPITFEQMGLVEGKDFFVTLFSDLGYNVPAGPIVADRAYVAENRDLVVGYLRALARGWLENGKDPSLGAKLAVEKFGADFGLSLEQTTRQSELEMPLITAPDAPGPFWFDATLVDTNCAPVAAAAGIENIPSAADIVDLGPLEEALKSL, encoded by the coding sequence ATGACACACATTCCTTCCCTTTCCCGACGCTCCTTCATTGCGCTCGGCAGCGCCGCTGTGGCGGGCCTTGCCGCACCCCGCTTCTCCTTCGGCCAGAGCCTGACGCCGGTGACCACCGCGCTCGGCTGGATCCCCAATGCCGAATATGCCGGCCTGTGGGTCGCCATCGAAAACGGCTATTTCGCGGAAGAAGGCATCGACATTCAGTATAGCCCCGGTGGCCCGAACGCGCCGGGCGTTCTGGTACAGCTTGCCGCCGGCCAGGCCGATTACGCCGGTGGCGACTGGGTGCCGCTGTTTGAAGCCATCAATCGCGGCAATGACTTCGTCGTCCTCGGCGCCGCCTTCCCGCAGAGCCCTGCAGCACTGATGTCGATGGCCAAAAATCCGGTAACAACGCCGGAGCAGCTTGTCGGCAAGAAAATCCTCAGCCAGCTTCCAGCCGACAAGAACACCATTGATTTTGTTCTGGAAAAGGCAGGCCTGCCGAAGGACTTCGAAATCGTGCCCACCGGCTTTTCGCCGGAGCCGCTGCTGGCCGGCGACGGCGATGCCTATATGGCCTTTGCCACCAACCAGCCGATCACCTTCGAGCAGATGGGCCTTGTCGAGGGCAAGGATTTCTTCGTCACGCTGTTCTCCGACCTTGGCTACAACGTGCCCGCCGGCCCGATCGTCGCGGATCGCGCCTATGTCGCGGAAAACCGCGACCTCGTCGTCGGCTATCTGCGTGCGCTTGCCCGCGGCTGGCTGGAAAACGGCAAGGACCCGAGCCTCGGCGCAAAGCTGGCGGTGGAAAAATTCGGCGCCGATTTCGGCCTCAGCCTTGAACAGACGACCCGCCAGAGCGAACTCGAAATGCCGCTGATCACGGCACCCGATGCGCCCGGCCCGTTCTGGTTCGACGCGACGCTGGTTGACACCAACTGCGCCCCCGTTGCCGCAGCCGCTGGTATCGAAAACATCCCGAGTGCGGCTGATATTGTCGACCTTGGTCCGCTCGAAGAAGCGCTGAAGTCACTCTGA
- a CDS encoding MurR/RpiR family transcriptional regulator, giving the protein MNQIGDKKRARLPADTPVARKIAAAYPEMSGALRKFADLVLAEPLQVARLSVHDAVALIDVSVATANRFATTLGYEAYPEFRSELIAGFETLLAPFDRMERKLATRPTPATVFQASLREDIANHEQTLGMISDETILEAARMITGARRIFIAGVDLAAHLGGLLAIGLSTLGAPVRTVDSGGGTIGSLRLLVDFGPEDLVIGIAFPHYFRETLQLVEYADQRDVPILGITDGLGSPLAALSKTSLFVSVEHDFNPPSSTAICAVIEGLVAAVSSLKPALADNHRQFVEESYAWMAAKGGHWGRQD; this is encoded by the coding sequence ATGAATCAGATTGGTGACAAAAAAAGAGCGCGGCTGCCCGCCGATACGCCCGTGGCCCGCAAGATTGCAGCCGCCTATCCGGAAATGTCCGGTGCCTTGCGCAAATTCGCCGATCTCGTGCTGGCCGAACCGTTGCAGGTCGCGCGCCTGAGCGTGCATGATGCGGTCGCGCTGATTGACGTTTCGGTGGCAACGGCAAACCGGTTTGCGACAACGCTTGGCTATGAAGCCTATCCGGAATTTCGCTCCGAACTGATTGCAGGGTTCGAAACGCTTCTGGCGCCCTTTGACCGGATGGAGCGCAAGCTGGCGACCCGGCCGACACCGGCCACCGTGTTTCAGGCGTCCCTGCGTGAAGACATTGCCAATCACGAGCAGACGCTCGGCATGATCTCCGATGAGACGATCCTCGAGGCTGCGCGGATGATTACCGGAGCAAGGCGGATCTTCATTGCAGGCGTCGATCTTGCCGCGCATCTGGGTGGATTGCTGGCGATCGGGCTTTCCACGCTGGGTGCGCCGGTGCGCACTGTCGACAGCGGTGGCGGCACGATTGGCTCGCTCCGCCTGCTGGTGGATTTCGGGCCGGAGGATCTGGTCATCGGTATCGCCTTCCCGCATTATTTCCGGGAAACGCTGCAACTGGTCGAATACGCCGATCAGCGCGACGTTCCGATCCTCGGCATCACGGATGGTCTGGGCTCGCCCCTTGCCGCGCTTTCCAAAACCAGCCTTTTCGTTTCCGTCGAACACGACTTCAACCCGCCATCATCGACTGCCATCTGCGCGGTGATCGAGGGTCTGGTGGCCGCTGTCAGCAGTCTGAAGCCGGCGCTCGCCGACAATCACAGGCAATTTGTCGAAGAATCCTACGCCTGGATGGCAGCCAAGGGCGGCCACTGGGGACGTCAGGACTAG
- the fhmpcd1 gene encoding 5-formyl-3-hydroxy-2-methylpyridine 4-carboxylate 5-dehydrogenase, translated as MKKIAIIGLGTMGPGMAARLARGGLDVTAYDIAPAALERASTMIATAEKVLDTLGIAATGDNPVKLTSDLAEAVADADLVIENVPEKAEIKASVYRQIDALIGADVIVASDTSGIPITSLQEHISNPARMVGMHWSNPPHIIPMIEVIAGAKTAPETSEAIKQLIRSLGLLPVTVKKDVPGFVENRVLYALLREVIDLVEQGVVDPEDIDTCVSWGIGYKLAVIGPMALLDMAGLDIYHSVSSFLNADLADRKDVPDLVKEKIAAGTLGLKSGSGVYDYTPEKIADLQKSRAQKLVAIRRILEDRA; from the coding sequence ATGAAGAAAATTGCAATCATCGGGTTGGGAACCATGGGACCGGGCATGGCGGCGCGGCTGGCGCGCGGCGGTCTGGACGTCACCGCTTACGACATCGCACCGGCAGCGCTGGAACGCGCCTCCACCATGATCGCGACCGCCGAGAAGGTGCTCGACACGCTCGGCATTGCCGCCACGGGCGATAACCCGGTCAAGCTGACGAGCGACCTCGCCGAAGCGGTCGCGGATGCCGACCTCGTGATCGAGAACGTTCCGGAAAAGGCCGAAATCAAGGCCAGCGTCTATCGCCAGATCGATGCACTTATCGGGGCAGACGTCATCGTTGCCTCCGATACGTCGGGCATTCCGATCACCAGCCTTCAGGAGCACATTTCCAATCCCGCCCGCATGGTCGGCATGCACTGGTCGAACCCGCCGCATATCATTCCGATGATCGAGGTGATCGCCGGCGCTAAGACCGCGCCCGAGACCAGCGAGGCGATCAAGCAGCTGATCCGCTCGCTCGGCCTGCTGCCCGTGACCGTCAAGAAGGACGTGCCGGGCTTTGTCGAAAACCGCGTCCTCTATGCGCTTCTGCGCGAAGTGATTGACCTTGTCGAACAGGGCGTTGTGGACCCGGAGGATATCGACACCTGCGTTTCCTGGGGGATCGGCTACAAGCTCGCCGTGATCGGCCCGATGGCGCTTCTGGATATGGCCGGGCTCGACATCTACCACTCCGTATCGAGCTTCCTCAATGCCGATCTTGCAGACCGCAAGGACGTTCCGGACCTGGTCAAGGAGAAGATTGCGGCCGGCACACTTGGCCTGAAGTCGGGCAGCGGCGTCTATGACTATACGCCCGAGAAGATTGCCGACCTGCAGAAGAGCCGCGCTCAGAAACTGGTCGCGATCCGCCGCATTCTGGAGGACCGCGCATGA
- a CDS encoding TRAP transporter permease, whose protein sequence is MTNQHNTSSKPVTSAPTANVGAKAAGFLLVAISLAWILNLPMLVKVPLYNEQPLACAVGLSLAVTAFLLGDRARGPLRLAAYLAGCVLLAIMLTIAWRYPQLTILAVMRPLWLTLSAYAVIAGLGFLVWRYVGLPIVLIVALFSLLALFGGPFGVPETPANRWAIYMLTDPNALLGTPVRVAVEIVIPFVLFGELLRHSGGSDFLTRISFAIFGRYRGGSAKAAVGTSALFGTITGNAVSNVVSTGIMTIPLMKRAGLSASTASAVEAAASTGGQLLPPVMGAAAFVMADYIQVPYHDVIIAAALPAALYFGAIFLQVDRMAARADVREIDKGERMTFRAAFAEGGHFALPFIVMFFVLFNLQTRPQMAAIAAIIALVLVSVVRPYRGVRLSPRILLRVVVDTGMSVAPLLLITAAAGLIIGLISLTGLGFSIAGQAIALSGGHKIVLLVLVALIAILFGMGMPTVAVYVVLATILAPALQDTGLEPMQAHLFILYFGMMSMLTPPVALASITAARIGGANMWRTSFEALKLAWVAYLVPFLFAFSPELLLGGTWYGATLAALTAFGGIAAVSMGAAGYARSELSPAMRAVYVVAGLCLMLPPALGHAVAIVNIIAAVLLIALLMRTPSDAAVSETRQKGRSVRS, encoded by the coding sequence TGTCGGGGCGAAGGCGGCCGGTTTCCTGCTGGTCGCGATCTCGCTGGCGTGGATCCTCAACCTGCCCATGCTGGTCAAGGTGCCGCTCTATAACGAGCAGCCTCTGGCCTGCGCCGTGGGGCTGTCGCTCGCCGTGACGGCCTTCCTGCTGGGCGACCGGGCGCGCGGCCCGCTCCGCCTTGCGGCCTATCTCGCCGGCTGCGTACTGCTGGCAATCATGCTCACCATTGCCTGGCGCTACCCGCAGCTGACGATCCTGGCCGTGATGCGCCCGCTGTGGCTGACCCTGAGCGCCTATGCCGTGATTGCCGGACTCGGTTTTCTGGTCTGGCGCTATGTCGGCCTGCCCATTGTCCTGATTGTTGCGCTGTTTTCCCTGCTCGCCCTGTTCGGCGGTCCGTTCGGCGTTCCCGAAACTCCGGCCAATCGCTGGGCGATCTACATGCTCACCGATCCGAACGCGCTTCTGGGCACGCCCGTGCGCGTCGCCGTTGAAATCGTCATTCCCTTCGTTCTCTTCGGCGAGCTTCTGCGTCATTCCGGCGGCAGCGATTTCCTGACCCGTATCAGCTTCGCGATCTTCGGCCGCTATCGCGGCGGCAGCGCCAAGGCGGCCGTCGGCACCTCGGCCCTTTTCGGCACGATCACCGGCAACGCCGTCTCCAACGTCGTCTCCACCGGCATCATGACAATCCCGCTGATGAAGCGCGCCGGCCTCAGCGCCTCCACCGCCTCTGCCGTCGAGGCAGCAGCCTCCACGGGCGGTCAGCTCCTGCCGCCGGTCATGGGCGCCGCCGCCTTCGTCATGGCCGATTATATCCAGGTGCCCTACCACGACGTGATCATCGCCGCAGCGCTTCCGGCAGCGCTCTATTTCGGGGCGATCTTCCTGCAGGTCGATCGCATGGCCGCCCGCGCGGATGTGCGCGAGATCGACAAGGGCGAGCGCATGACCTTCCGTGCGGCTTTTGCCGAAGGTGGACATTTCGCGCTGCCGTTTATCGTCATGTTCTTCGTTCTCTTCAATCTCCAGACACGCCCACAGATGGCGGCCATCGCGGCCATTATTGCCCTGGTTCTTGTCAGCGTCGTCCGCCCCTATCGCGGTGTACGCCTCAGTCCCCGCATATTGCTGCGCGTGGTGGTCGATACCGGGATGTCGGTCGCTCCACTGCTGCTCATCACCGCCGCCGCGGGCCTGATCATCGGCCTGATCAGCCTCACCGGCCTCGGCTTTTCCATTGCCGGCCAGGCTATTGCGCTGAGCGGCGGGCACAAGATCGTGCTGCTCGTGCTTGTCGCCCTGATCGCCATCCTGTTCGGCATGGGAATGCCGACGGTCGCCGTCTATGTCGTGCTGGCCACGATACTGGCACCGGCCCTTCAGGATACCGGCCTTGAACCGATGCAGGCGCATCTCTTCATCCTCTATTTCGGCATGATGTCGATGCTGACGCCACCGGTGGCACTCGCCTCGATCACCGCGGCGAGGATCGGCGGGGCCAATATGTGGCGCACCAGTTTCGAAGCGCTGAAGCTTGCCTGGGTTGCCTATCTGGTGCCGTTCCTGTTCGCCTTCTCCCCGGAACTGCTTCTCGGCGGCACCTGGTACGGCGCGACCCTTGCCGCTCTCACCGCTTTCGGCGGCATCGCGGCCGTATCCATGGGGGCGGCGGGCTATGCCCGCAGCGAACTCTCGCCGGCGATGCGGGCCGTCTACGTCGTTGCCGGTCTCTGCCTGATGTTGCCGCCCGCGCTAGGCCATGCCGTCGCCATCGTCAATATCATCGCCGCCGTTCTGCTGATCGCCCTACTCATGAGGACACCTTCTGACGCGGCGGTTTCCGAAACCAGACAAAAGGGCCGGTCCGTCCGGTCCTGA
- a CDS encoding TRAP transporter substrate-binding protein: MISNLLKTAAFATAFTVSTFLTAQAQSTMKLATATINDVQHEWIKVFADELAERAPGAVKTEIYPASQLGAIPRMSEGVLLGTIEAFTTPTSFMSNVDPRFQAFDVPGLFTSPEDVHAALHNPEYRDHLETMFLDKGLRVIGAIYNSPTVLFTMEDAKALEDVKGLKIRTFASPLQIKPMEQLGAIPLPLALSEVIPQLQSGGLDGMLVGVPILTAFKYYDVGKYILDLHFAEVVSVTVVNEDWFQMQSEDTKAAIIAAGRAAEEAVYPWGVENVGRSYATWTENGGVITQLPPEEQAQMEAGFATLAAELLEGQPEVKAEYERLHDLVEASKAQ; this comes from the coding sequence ATGATCTCCAACCTCCTCAAGACCGCGGCCTTCGCCACCGCATTTACGGTGAGCACCTTCCTCACCGCCCAGGCACAGAGCACGATGAAGCTCGCGACCGCGACCATCAACGACGTGCAGCATGAATGGATCAAGGTCTTCGCCGACGAGCTCGCCGAACGGGCACCCGGCGCCGTGAAGACCGAAATCTACCCGGCCTCCCAGCTCGGCGCGATCCCGCGCATGTCGGAAGGCGTGCTTCTGGGCACGATCGAAGCCTTCACCACGCCGACATCGTTCATGTCGAACGTCGATCCGCGCTTCCAGGCCTTCGACGTGCCGGGCCTTTTCACCTCGCCGGAAGATGTGCATGCAGCGCTTCACAATCCGGAATACCGCGATCATCTGGAAACCATGTTCCTGGACAAGGGACTGCGCGTGATCGGCGCGATCTACAATTCGCCGACCGTGCTCTTCACCATGGAAGACGCGAAGGCGCTTGAAGACGTCAAGGGCCTCAAGATCCGCACCTTCGCCTCGCCGCTACAGATCAAGCCGATGGAGCAGCTCGGTGCGATCCCGCTGCCGCTGGCGCTGTCCGAGGTGATCCCGCAGCTCCAGTCCGGCGGCCTCGACGGCATGCTGGTCGGCGTGCCGATCCTCACCGCGTTCAAATACTATGATGTCGGCAAATATATCCTCGACCTGCACTTCGCCGAAGTGGTCTCCGTCACCGTCGTCAACGAGGACTGGTTCCAGATGCAGAGCGAGGACACCAAGGCCGCGATCATCGCAGCCGGCCGCGCAGCCGAAGAAGCGGTTTACCCCTGGGGCGTCGAGAATGTCGGTCGCTCCTACGCCACCTGGACCGAAAACGGCGGCGTCATCACCCAGCTTCCGCCGGAAGAACAGGCCCAGATGGAAGCAGGCTTCGCCACGCTTGCAGCCGAACTGCTGGAAGGCCAGCCGGAAGTGAAGGCCGAATATGAACGGCTCCACGACTTGGTTGAAGCATCCAAGGCCCAGTAA
- a CDS encoding TRAP transporter small permease yields MSAEPTKPARAGRMVTKALKTGLGIVLLVVVAINVLNAGSRYLFGFSPVGADETMIYLIIWITMIAAVLSFFTRTHISVDLLPLYTPKRARHVWYILHDLAAIFACGFATYASWLFIAKINRLGMTSMGLGIPMTIPHAALLFGFAGLTLAGAIKLIFDVRALLRKAPTPEARS; encoded by the coding sequence ATGAGCGCTGAGCCCACGAAACCGGCGCGGGCAGGCAGGATGGTTACGAAGGCGCTCAAGACCGGTCTCGGCATCGTGCTTCTTGTGGTGGTTGCCATCAATGTGCTGAACGCCGGCAGCCGCTATCTTTTCGGCTTCTCCCCCGTCGGCGCCGACGAGACGATGATCTACCTGATCATCTGGATCACGATGATTGCCGCGGTGCTGTCGTTCTTCACCCGCACCCATATCAGCGTGGACCTGCTGCCGCTCTATACGCCCAAGCGCGCCCGGCATGTCTGGTATATCCTGCATGATCTCGCCGCGATCTTCGCCTGCGGCTTCGCGACCTATGCGTCGTGGCTGTTCATCGCCAAGATCAACCGGCTCGGCATGACCAGCATGGGGCTCGGCATCCCCATGACGATACCGCACGCAGCCCTTCTCTTCGGCTTCGCCGGGTTGACCCTCGCCGGCGCCATCAAGCTCATCTTCGACGTCCGGGCCCTGTTGCGGAAGGCCCCGACTCCGGAGGCGCGCTCATGA